From Verrucomicrobiota bacterium:
TGATTGCCCAATCCTTGCTCGAATACGAGACGCTGGACGGAAGCCAGGTGGAAGAGATCGTGAAGACGGGCAAGCTGACTCCGCCTGCGCCAACTCCGAAGACCGACCCGCCCTCCGGCGCGCTGGCCGCCACGCCACTGCCTGAAGTGCCGCGTCCCGCCCCGCCACATTTGCCCGGCCTCGGCTCACCGGCGCCGGCGGCGGCGTAACGCCGACTTTGCGCAGTCCTGGAGCCGCAACCGCGAACAAGGGACACGAAATGGCACGGCGTGGAGGCGCCCTTCAACTCAGGGAATGGGCAGATAACGCGCAGGACATTGGCGCATGATCTCCCAAGTCTAGGCCAGCCGGATTGTTCCCCTCGTTCCTCCGTGAAGTTGGCCCGAAGTTGACTCTGGTCTTCAAATCCTTAGCCTCGCGCCATGATTATTGCGCCCTCCTTGTTGGCGGCGAACTTCGGTCGGTTCGGAGACGAAGCCAGACGCGCGGAAAAGTCGGGCGCGGAATGGTTGCATCTGGACATCATGGACGGCCATTTCGTGCCGAACATCTCGTTTGGCCCGGGCGTCGTGCAAAACCTCCGGCCGCTTTCGCGCCTGTTTTTTGACGTGCACTTGATGTGTTCGAGACCCGAAATTTTGCTGGACCCCTTTGCCAAAGCGGGCGCCGACTTGATCACCGTGCACGTCGAACTGGACGACCGGGTTCTGCCTTTGCTCTGGAAAATCAAGTCGTTGGGCAAGCAAGTCGGGTTGGCGGTCAATCCGCCCACTCCCATCGCCGCCGCGGAGCCGTTCCTGAAACAAATCGATCTGTTGCTGGTGATGACGGTCAATCCGGGCTTCGGCGGGCAATCGTTCATCGAGGAGACGGTGCCGAAGATTCAACAAGCGGACGCCTGGCGTCGCGAGAAAAAGCTGAAATACCGCCTGGAGGTCGATGGCGGAATCAATTTCAAAACCGCCGCCGAATGCGCGCGGTCCGGCGCCGACACGTTCGTCAGCGGCACCGGCCTTTTCGCTCACCGCAACATGAAGGCGGCGGTGCGGAAGATGAGGGCTATTGTCCAGGAGCAGCGCGTTCGCGATTGAGCAGTTGTCAGTTGCCAGTGGTCAGTGGGGCGAAGCGCCTGCCAGGCCGTGATTTCAATGCATCCGAGCAGGCGATTTCTATGCGCGACACATCCCCCTTCCAGCCGGTGTTTATTGGGGACCAATTCCCTGCGAAGCAAGACGATGGCTCCGCAGGAGCGTCGCCCCACCGCCACGCTCACCCCACTGGCAACTGGCCACTGACAACTGACCACTGAAGAGGATGACACCCATCAAATTCGGCACGGACGGCTGGCGCGCGGTCATTGCGGAGGATTTCACTTTTCACAACGTGGACCGTGTCGCCCAGGCGCTGGCCGATTACTGGAACACAAATCCCGTACCGGACACGCAAAAGAAGGTGGTTGTGGGTTACGACCGGCGATTCTTGTCCGATCAATTCGCGGCGCGCATGGCCGAGGTGCTGGCGGGAAATGCATTTCAAGTCACGCTCACGGACCGGCCCACGCCGACCCCGGCCGTTTCGTTTGCCGTAAAAGCGCAGCGGGCGGCTGGCGGGGTCATGATCACCGCGAGCCACAATCCGCCGCGGTTCAATGGCGTGAAGATCAAAGCGCACTTCGGAGGCTCGGCGGATGCCGCCCTTTGCGCGGGGGTCGAGGCGCTCCTGGATCAGCAGGCGGTGAAATCGGTGAGCTTGAGCGCCGGCCGGGCGCGCAAGCAGATTCACGTGAAAGATTTGTGCCCGGCCCATTTCCGAGCCGTGAAGCAGAAGGTTAATTTTGCGCTCATTGCCCGGTCGAGAATTCGTTTTGCCCACGACGCATTATTCGGCGTCGGAGCGGGGTGTTTCGAGGAATTGCTGGCCGGGACGACGTGCCGGGTCACGACGTTGAACGCACAACACGACCCCTTTTTCGGCGGCATCAATCCGGAGCCCATCGACAAAAATTACGGACGCAGTTCGGCCTACTTGAAAAAGCACCCGCACGACATCTGTCTCGTGACGGACGGCGACGCGGATCGCGTTGGCGGAATGGATGGGAGAGGGAATCCGTTGACGACGCACAAAATCATTTGCCTGATGCTGCGTCACCTGATCCACCACCGCCAGGAGAAAGGACGCGTCATCAAGGCCCTCACCACCACCTCCATGGTGGACAAGATGTGCGCGGCCTACGGTCTGCCGTTGGTGGAGACCGGGGTCGGCTTCAAATACATCTGCTCGGAAATGCTGAAGGGCGACGTGCTTCTCGGATTCGAGGAGAGCGGCGGAATCGGCTTTCCGGGACACATTCCCGAACGGGACGGCATCCTGGCCGGCCTGATGTTGCTGGAGTTGCTCGCGGCAGAAGGAGCGCCGCTTTCGAAGCTGCTGGCGCGGCTGGAGAAGGATTTCGGACCGCACCACTACGGGAGAATCGACACCCATTTCCCGCTGGAGAAGCGACCGGAGTTGATGAGCCATTGCCGGGAGCATCCGCCCGCCAGGCTCCTGGGTTCGCCGCTGGCAGGCGTGAAGTCCTACGACGGGGTGAAATTCATCGCCCAGGACGGAACCTGGCTCATGTTGCGCGGATCGGGCACGGAACCGATTCTGCGCATTTACGCCGAGGGTCAATCCGATGCCGCTGTCCGGAAACTACTTCGGCTGGGGGTGGAGATGACGAAGCAAGTTTGAGAAAGGCCATCGTTTCGAGCGCGTGTGGGAGCTGTCTTTCTGTGCACAGTTCGATAAGTGTGCACATGAAGTCGAAGGTCCGTTTCAGGATCGACCAGGGGGGCCAAGTTTTGAAGTGAATTCCCTTTTCTTCGCGCCGAGCGCGATTATCTTGTCCAACCTTCGGGCTCGGAGACGCGGACCGCTGAGTTGGGGGTAGCGCAGAGTTGCACTCTGCCGTATCGCCGATTTGCACTCGGCGGCGCTCGGCAGGTTCCAGGGCGCTCGATCTGGTCGGCCGCTTGCGGAATGCAATTCCGCGATACAGCAGATTGAAAATCTGCGCTACGGTGGACACATACCCGACTGCAAATCGGCGATACGACAGCCTGCAACTCTGCGTTACGTCGAAGGCGCGATGCCGGGCGAACGAAACGAATCCCGTGGTCAACGGTTGAAAAGAAATGGGTTTCAGATTACGTAAAAGCAAAGAAATTGGTTAAAGTCAATGGACGCAAAACACATTCGAAATTTCAGCATCATTGCGCACATTGACCACGGAAAGACCACGCTGTCGGACCGCTTGTTGCACCGGACCGGAACGATCACGGATCGCGAGATGCAGGATCAGTTGCTGGACTCCATGGATCTGGAGCGCGAGCGCGGGATCACGATCAAGGCGCATCCGGTGACCATGCTGTACCGCGCGGGAGACGGGCAGACCTATGAATTGAATCTCATCGACACCCCCGGCCACGTCGATTTTTCCTACGAAGTTTCGCGGAGCCTGAGCGCTTGCGAAGGGGCGCTGCTGGTGATCGATGCCGCTCAAGGCGTGGAGGCGCAAACCGTGGCGAACGTCCACCTGGCGATGAAGCAAAACCTGACGATCATCCCGGTGATCAACAAAATCGATTTGCCCCACGCGAATGTTGAACTGACGAAGACCCAGCTTGAGGACATCCTGGCCATTCCCGGCGAGACCGCCATTTCGGTCAGCGCGAAGGAGGGGATCGGAATCGACGAACTGCTGGAAGCGATCGTTGCGCGCGTGCCTCCGCCGAAACCCACCGGCGCCAAATCGCTGCAAGCTCTGTCCTTCGATTCCTATTTCGACACTTACAAAGGCGTGGTGACGCACGTGCGGGTGTTCAACGGAGAATTGAAACCGGGGATCCAGGTGAAGCTGCTGCACTCCGGAAAAACGGTCGAAGTGAAAGAGGTCGGGAGTTTCAATCCCAAGCCGTACGTGCGGGAAAAACTGGAGGTGGGCGAGACAGGATACCTGACGGCCAATATCAAGAGTCCGAAGGACGTGAAGATGGGGGACACGATCACTGACGCGCGCCATCCTGCTGCGCCGCTGCCCGGATTTCAGGAAATTCACCCCATGGTGTTCAGCGGCATTTACCCGATCAACACCGCCGATTACGAACATCTTAAAGCCAACATGGAGAAACTGCAGCTCAACGATTCCGCGTTCGTCTATCAACCGGAGAGTTCGGTGGCGCTGGGTTTCGGGTTCCGTTGCGGGTTTTTGGGATTGCTGCATTTGGAAATCGTTCAGGAGCGCCTCCGCCGGGAATACGGCATGGACATCATCGCGACCTATCCCAGCGTGATCTATCGCGTGACGATGACGAGCGGAGAATTGAAGGAAATCGACAATCCCGCCTATCTGCCGGAGCCGAACTATATCGGAAAAATCGAGGAACCCATGGTCAAATCTTTCGTGATTTGCCCGAACGAATACATTGGCGACATGATGGGCTTGATCGCGGAGAAGCGCGGCGTGGTCGATCACACCGAAACTCTCGATACGCGGCGCGTGATGTTGACGAGCCTGTTGCCGTTGAACGAAATCTTGATCGACTTCCATGACCGCATCAAGAGCATCACGCGCGGCTACGGGTCGATGGATTACGAGTACGCGGGCTATGCCGAGTCCGAAATGGTCAAGCTGGACATGCTCGTGAACAGCGAGGCCGTGGATGCGTTCTCGTGCATCGTGCACCGCGACAAAGCCGAATTCAGAGGGCGCGCGCTGGCGGCGAAGCTGAAGGAGGTTATTCCCCGGCAGCAATTCGCCGTCGCCATTCAAGCGGCCATTGGCGGAAAGATCATCGCGCGCGAGACGGTCGGCGCGCTGCGAAAGGACGTGACGGCAAAGTGCTATGGCGGCGACATCACGCGGAAACGAAAATTGCTGGAGAAACAGAAGGAAGGGAAAAAGAAAATGAAAGCCTTCGGCTCGGTGCAGATTCCGCAGGAAGCGTTCATTGAGGTGCTGAAAGCATGAGCGCGTTGTGATTTTATGAAGCGCCATTCGGAATACGGATTGATGCGATGAGTAAGCTGCTCTCTCGTTGGTTGTTTTCAAGAACGGTTCGCGAGGCGAGCTACCTGTGCCAGCGCGTCCGGAAAATTGCCAGCGCGCAACGCGATTTGCTTCTTCCGCAAGGGCTGGATTCCATTGGGCGGGCTCTCTCCGAAGTGCGGCTGGCTTTGTCGAACGGCGCGGACACGGCCGCGGTTCTGGACCGAGCCGCGAATTTGGAAGCTACGGCCAACAAATGGCTGAGGCCTTATCCTGCGGCCAGCATCCGCGAAAACGTCGATGTGATGCTGGTCGCGCTGGTCGTGGCGTTGGGGATTCGCACTTTTTTTCTGCAACCCATGGCGATCCCAACCGGCTCCATGCAACCGACTCTCTACGGCATCACCTACGAAGATCTGCGGCAGACGCCGGACGTCGAAGTTCCGGGAATGCTCGCGAGAATTTTCCAGCGGAGCGTTCTGGGCGCCAAGTACTGCCACGTGGTCGCCGAGCGAGACGATGTTTTCCTCGGATTTGAACCGCCGCGAAAAGTGGCTGGTTTTGTCCATACGCAGAGAATGATCTTCCAGAATGGACCGCCGCACACGATCTGGTTCGCGCCGGAGAAACTGGATGAGAAGTCAGGACTTCATTCGCAGCGTCCTGTCCGCAAAGGCGAGGAACTGATCAAACTGAAGGTCATGAGCGGAGATCGGCTGTTCGTGGACCGATTCACCTACCATTTCCGGCGGCCGCGGCGCGGGGAGATCGTGATTTTTTCTTCACAGGGTTTGCCCAAGCTCACGCCGGACACGCATTACATCAAGCGCCTCGTCGGACTTGGCGGCGAAAAAACTCGCATCGGAGATGATCGGCATCTTTACATCGATGGCAAACGCGTCGAGGCGACGGCCCCGGGCTTCGAGAATCTCTATGGCTTTCACGGGCCGCCGCAGGAAAACCAATACAGCGGCCATTTGAACGATGCCACTGCGGCTCGGTGCGGCAAAGCCGGCCTGGCACCCAATTTCCCGAATGCCGCCAGCGAATTTCCGATCCCGCCAGATCACTACCTGTTCATGGGCGATAACACATTGAACAGCTCGGATGGACGATACTTCGATCCGATCCCACAGGAGAAAGTCGTGGGCAAATGCGCGTTTGTTTTCTGGCCTGTGAGCCGGCGTTTTGGGTGGGGTTTCCGGTAAAAAGCTTGACCATGTGCATTCAGTGGTTTCTTTCACGCGCCGTTCGCCGAGCCACGGAGCTCCGGCAACAGGTGCTCCGACTTGTCAACGAGCAGCGGGATATCCTTGCCGCGGACACCGTGACCTCTCTGCTGCATGCGGCGGAAGAACTCAGATCCACGATTCGATCGCGCCAGGGCAAAGCCAAACTGGAGGCCGGGATGGCTCGGGTGACCGAAATTGCCAACGAGAAGTTAAAGCCGTACCCGTGCGCGAGCGCGCGCGAAAACGTAAAGGAGTTGCTCGTGGCCGCGACCGTCATACTCGCCTTCACCACTTTTTTTCTTCAACTCACAAAGATTCCGACCGGCTCGATGCAGCCGACGCTGTACGGCATCACCCATGAGGATTTGCGAAGCCGTCCGGATTTCAGGATTCCCGGACGGCTGGCTCGTTTCGCGCGTTACTGGTTTCGCGGCGAATCCTATTGCGAAATCATCGCCAAGACAGACGGCGTGATCCGAGAGGTGCCCCAGCCGAAGTTGGTTCTGCCGTTTGTAAAGCAGCAGAGCTTCAAGATTGGCGACGTGGCGGACCGAGTCTGGCTCCCACCCGAGCAATTGCTCACGCGGTACGGACTGCATGAAGGCCGCTCCGTGCATGCGGGCGAAACCATCGCGCGGCTCAAAGTTGTCGCGGGAGACCATCTGCTCGTGGACCGATTCACTTACAATTTTCGCCGCCCGACGCGCGGTGAAATTATCGTCTTCAAAACACGCGGCATTGCCGACCTGGACCAGGATCAACTTTACATCAAGCGGCTTGTCGCGTTACCGGGAGAACGCGTCCGCATCGGCAACGACCAGCATCTCGTGATCAATGAGCGGCGCCTGGACGCCGCTACGCCCGGCTTCGAAAACGTCTATACGTTTTCTCCGACCAATTGGGTGGAGAATCAGTGCTTCGGGCACGTGAACCAGGTCGTGGCGAACCGCTGGCGCAATGGGTACCCCTTGTTGGCTCCGCGTTTCCACGATGAAACTGTGGAGCGGGTCGTTGGCTCACGCCAGTACCTCGCGATGGGTGACAACACGCTCAACAGCCGCGATTCTCGCGACTGGGGCGATCTGCCGCAGGAGAATGTCATCGGCAAATGCTGGTTCGTCTATTGGCCATTTACCGAGCGCTTCGGCTGGGCGGTGAGGTGATATTCGTTCAACCGCAAATGAACGCGAATTATCAGTCATTGGCGTTCATTCGAACAAAGGGAATCCTTCCTTCGCATTTTGACCTGTTCACCCAAGCTTTGCGTGAGTTAAAAAATCTTGATCTCGCGGGCTACAAACAATCGGAACGCTTGCAGCCGAGTCAGTCTTTGCCGCTTCAGCAAGTCCTTTTACGGCTCGGCTACTGACCCAACTTTGAACTTTGAACTCGAAACTTGAACTCTCCGCGCGGGCCGTGGAGCGTTCGCTTCCTATTGTTGCTGCGCAGACCGTGCTGAGCCGCGTGAGTTCCACGCATCCCGCGTCATCCTCATGCGATTTCCATTCCATGGTTGCCTGTCACCCGCCGTCTCGCGCCTCGAAGGTGGTTTGTGAAAAACTATTCCTTGACAAAGCCCATTCTGAAAGCCAGGAATGGCGGCCGATAATTAGGACAGGAAGGCATTGTGAGGCTCGCTTCGGTTTTTTTCCGCAGCCCGGTCTGCAATTTGCTTTTGTTTTCGTCAACAGTGTGGGATTGATCTTGCGGGATAAACTTCGCGAAAGCATAAGATGAGCCGGACTCAATTTGCGTGAGGCATTTCAAAGTGGGTCCGCCAGAGATTTCGTGAATCGCTCAACGCGTCTGAAAACGTCGATTCGTGCCCAGTTTGAGACAATTAGAAATGGACGACCGAGAGGCTGTCAGCGGTGAATAAGATGTGAATAACTTTTTTTTTCAGAACTTTTTTCTTGCATGAAAATTGAAAAAACCCTATTTCTACCGCCAATGCACAAAAAACTTGTCCAAGCTCCGACAGATATGCGAAAGAACAGTTACCCCCAAAACACCATGAATAGGCACTTGATCAACCTTTTAGGGAAACGCCATGGCGCTACCGGGCTATGGGCTTTGTTAGTTGTTGTGTGTACTCTAGGCTTCGCCTTGCCAGCGAAGGCGGCAAACGTTAAGGCGATCTCGGCGACCCTCAATACGACCAAGGAGAGTTGCCCCAGTGGCGCGATTGATCCAGGCGAGACAAACACCGTCGCGTTTGTGTTCAGGAATGCTACGA
This genomic window contains:
- the rpe gene encoding ribulose-phosphate 3-epimerase, translated to MIIAPSLLAANFGRFGDEARRAEKSGAEWLHLDIMDGHFVPNISFGPGVVQNLRPLSRLFFDVHLMCSRPEILLDPFAKAGADLITVHVELDDRVLPLLWKIKSLGKQVGLAVNPPTPIAAAEPFLKQIDLLLVMTVNPGFGGQSFIEETVPKIQQADAWRREKKLKYRLEVDGGINFKTAAECARSGADTFVSGTGLFAHRNMKAAVRKMRAIVQEQRVRD
- a CDS encoding phosphoglucomutase/phosphomannomutase family protein — protein: MTPIKFGTDGWRAVIAEDFTFHNVDRVAQALADYWNTNPVPDTQKKVVVGYDRRFLSDQFAARMAEVLAGNAFQVTLTDRPTPTPAVSFAVKAQRAAGGVMITASHNPPRFNGVKIKAHFGGSADAALCAGVEALLDQQAVKSVSLSAGRARKQIHVKDLCPAHFRAVKQKVNFALIARSRIRFAHDALFGVGAGCFEELLAGTTCRVTTLNAQHDPFFGGINPEPIDKNYGRSSAYLKKHPHDICLVTDGDADRVGGMDGRGNPLTTHKIICLMLRHLIHHRQEKGRVIKALTTTSMVDKMCAAYGLPLVETGVGFKYICSEMLKGDVLLGFEESGGIGFPGHIPERDGILAGLMLLELLAAEGAPLSKLLARLEKDFGPHHYGRIDTHFPLEKRPELMSHCREHPPARLLGSPLAGVKSYDGVKFIAQDGTWLMLRGSGTEPILRIYAEGQSDAAVRKLLRLGVEMTKQV
- the lepA gene encoding elongation factor 4: MDAKHIRNFSIIAHIDHGKTTLSDRLLHRTGTITDREMQDQLLDSMDLERERGITIKAHPVTMLYRAGDGQTYELNLIDTPGHVDFSYEVSRSLSACEGALLVIDAAQGVEAQTVANVHLAMKQNLTIIPVINKIDLPHANVELTKTQLEDILAIPGETAISVSAKEGIGIDELLEAIVARVPPPKPTGAKSLQALSFDSYFDTYKGVVTHVRVFNGELKPGIQVKLLHSGKTVEVKEVGSFNPKPYVREKLEVGETGYLTANIKSPKDVKMGDTITDARHPAAPLPGFQEIHPMVFSGIYPINTADYEHLKANMEKLQLNDSAFVYQPESSVALGFGFRCGFLGLLHLEIVQERLRREYGMDIIATYPSVIYRVTMTSGELKEIDNPAYLPEPNYIGKIEEPMVKSFVICPNEYIGDMMGLIAEKRGVVDHTETLDTRRVMLTSLLPLNEILIDFHDRIKSITRGYGSMDYEYAGYAESEMVKLDMLVNSEAVDAFSCIVHRDKAEFRGRALAAKLKEVIPRQQFAVAIQAAIGGKIIARETVGALRKDVTAKCYGGDITRKRKLLEKQKEGKKKMKAFGSVQIPQEAFIEVLKA
- the lepB gene encoding signal peptidase I, coding for MSKLLSRWLFSRTVREASYLCQRVRKIASAQRDLLLPQGLDSIGRALSEVRLALSNGADTAAVLDRAANLEATANKWLRPYPAASIRENVDVMLVALVVALGIRTFFLQPMAIPTGSMQPTLYGITYEDLRQTPDVEVPGMLARIFQRSVLGAKYCHVVAERDDVFLGFEPPRKVAGFVHTQRMIFQNGPPHTIWFAPEKLDEKSGLHSQRPVRKGEELIKLKVMSGDRLFVDRFTYHFRRPRRGEIVIFSSQGLPKLTPDTHYIKRLVGLGGEKTRIGDDRHLYIDGKRVEATAPGFENLYGFHGPPQENQYSGHLNDATAARCGKAGLAPNFPNAASEFPIPPDHYLFMGDNTLNSSDGRYFDPIPQEKVVGKCAFVFWPVSRRFGWGFR
- the lepB gene encoding signal peptidase I, with protein sequence MRVCFLACEPAFWVGFPVKSLTMCIQWFLSRAVRRATELRQQVLRLVNEQRDILAADTVTSLLHAAEELRSTIRSRQGKAKLEAGMARVTEIANEKLKPYPCASARENVKELLVAATVILAFTTFFLQLTKIPTGSMQPTLYGITHEDLRSRPDFRIPGRLARFARYWFRGESYCEIIAKTDGVIREVPQPKLVLPFVKQQSFKIGDVADRVWLPPEQLLTRYGLHEGRSVHAGETIARLKVVAGDHLLVDRFTYNFRRPTRGEIIVFKTRGIADLDQDQLYIKRLVALPGERVRIGNDQHLVINERRLDAATPGFENVYTFSPTNWVENQCFGHVNQVVANRWRNGYPLLAPRFHDETVERVVGSRQYLAMGDNTLNSRDSRDWGDLPQENVIGKCWFVYWPFTERFGWAVR